One genomic segment of Spirochaeta cellobiosiphila DSM 17781 includes these proteins:
- a CDS encoding dienelactone hydrolase family protein, with product MYTQDYEKEALTGSDNTLPVFYESLKAKIPFTMTWTGEGQEFNQWKTEGLQKAEELILPWDDNTPFEMEVIDQIDRGAYMAQKVVFNLTEESRVMALLLIPKGSAPFPAALMLHDHGAKYDIGKEKMVETWKDPVKQASSKAWSQKYFTGTFPGDELAKRGYVVLSCDALGWGDRSVEGWNTEAQQSLASNMFNMGVSYAGWIALEDCRAAQFLASLKQVNKEKVAAVGFSMGAFRAWQVASLSPDIKAGIVENWMATMKGLMVPGSNQLKGSSAYTMLHPFIGKYLDYPDVAGLAAPKPMLFYAGEEDGLFPPSSAKEAFDKMHKIWNASGAGNNLETRFWPYGHVFYKEQQDAAYDWLDKKFAY from the coding sequence ATGTATACACAGGATTATGAAAAGGAAGCTCTCACAGGATCGGATAATACCTTACCGGTGTTTTATGAATCGCTAAAAGCAAAAATACCCTTTACGATGACATGGACTGGTGAGGGACAAGAATTTAATCAGTGGAAAACAGAGGGATTACAAAAAGCAGAAGAGTTAATTCTTCCCTGGGATGACAATACGCCTTTTGAAATGGAAGTGATCGATCAAATCGATAGAGGAGCCTATATGGCTCAAAAGGTGGTATTCAATCTAACAGAAGAAAGTCGGGTTATGGCTCTTTTACTCATTCCTAAAGGAAGTGCACCTTTCCCAGCAGCCCTTATGCTCCATGATCATGGTGCCAAATACGATATTGGCAAAGAAAAGATGGTAGAGACCTGGAAGGATCCAGTCAAACAAGCCTCCTCTAAAGCTTGGAGTCAAAAATACTTTACAGGAACATTCCCAGGTGATGAGTTGGCCAAACGTGGTTATGTTGTTTTAAGCTGTGATGCTCTTGGCTGGGGAGATCGTAGCGTTGAAGGTTGGAACACCGAGGCCCAGCAATCCTTAGCCTCTAATATGTTCAATATGGGTGTGTCCTATGCTGGATGGATAGCTTTAGAGGATTGTCGCGCTGCCCAATTTCTAGCAAGTTTAAAACAAGTTAACAAAGAGAAAGTAGCTGCTGTTGGTTTTTCCATGGGAGCTTTTAGAGCTTGGCAAGTGGCTTCCTTATCACCAGATATTAAAGCAGGTATTGTAGAGAACTGGATGGCCACAATGAAAGGCTTAATGGTCCCAGGTAGTAATCAGCTCAAAGGATCATCCGCTTATACCATGCTTCATCCTTTCATTGGCAAATATCTGGATTATCCAGATGTTGCTGGTCTTGCAGCACCTAAACCTATGTTATTCTATGCAGGAGAAGAGGATGGCCTTTTTCCCCCATCTAGTGCAAAGGAAGCTTTTGATAAAATGCATAAGATATGGAATGCTTCAGGGGCTGGGAATAATCTGGAAACGCGATTCTGGCCTTATGGTCATGTTTTCTATAAAGAACAACAAGATGCCGCTTATGATTGGTTGGATAAGAAGTTTGCTTATTAA